The region TAGAATCATATAAAATCTTCAAATTTTCCTAGTTTTCTTCAATAATGGTTTCATCTCAATGAACTACAacataaacaaagataaatcaaaattaaatcaattaatttgaattaaagcttgtgctCATGTCATTAATTTAGTATTGTTCAAGATCAATtctttataaaaattttaaatcataTCTTACATGAAtcattattaaaatgataagtatattgagattttgatgAGCTAGTTTCTTAATTTTGTCTTGATTGGCTTTGGTGGTAGTAAGACAGTAGTGGCAAATGATGGGACAATTGAATAATGAGTCGAGGTGGTAATTGAAACTTGATAGGGTGGGATCGAGTGGAAAAGTGTATAATGGAGATTGAAGAAGAGTAATGATTGTGTCACgtgaaattaaaaaatgcaaaaaacccctaaaacttaatatttttaattaaaacttgcAACtcgttcgggccaacccgtttaGCCCATTTTGTATTCGGGTTACAAAATTACGGCCCTAACCCACTAATTTTACCGGGCTATTCGGGCCGACCCACGGGTTTCGGGTTTGATTAACATCTCTAGCCTTAACCCACTAATTTTACCGGGCTATTCGGGCCGACCCACGAATTTCGGATTGGGTTGACATccctactactccctccgttccatagtaatagaggcatttcattttgctcactcgttttgaaaaaaaataattataaatagttaaagtggagaaaaagtaaagtaagagagagaatattatagataagactcttctctacattattctttctcttactttactctctctccattttaattatttattaaatttttttaaaatgagtgcagaaaatgaaatgactatATTATTGTGGAACGGAGCAAGTATTACATATGGTGTGGCTTCTCTTCCGCTTCTCTTCACGGTCTTAAATataaattcaatataatagTATTACTATTATCTTTCCAATTATAGAGACGTTTACTTTgacctaaaacatgttttaaaatatacatCAACGTGTAATATAAGTTGTTTCGAAGATAACTATATTATCCCTTCAGATTTCGCATTATACATGATCATGAGatgtaataataaaataatttaccaCTCATATATTCCACTATTTTAGCGCCTCAATTATACCACTATAAATTTCATTTCTTACGTTctttaaaaatttcattttattgtcTTATGACGATATCCCATTAccatcaataaatttttaaaactaatattaaatGACACTCTAATTAGCaaggaatttcattttattcaacTAAAGTTACACCCCACAGTAGTtgactttattttatttatacttatATGACAACAACAAACCAACCAACAAACTAACACCAGCACAGAACGTTAAAACAGATTCTACGATGCAGCGATCGGAATCTAAACATCGGCACGATCAGATTCCGGCGCAAAGAAGTTCCGGAAACAGGCCTCGAAACGGTCCATCTCCGGTGACGGCAGCGAAACCAACGCATTGATTCCATCATCCGTGGGAAACACCCAACAGATATCCTTGCGGTGGCTGATGACGGGGCCGGAGTGCAGCGCCTTCCCCCACGGAAACACCACCTCTTCAAATCCCAACCTCAACCAAGAACTCACCATATACTCTCCACACGGAAGCCCCTTATTGATTTCCAGCCAATCAATGGCCGATCTAGCGTAGTCGTCCGTCACTCTAGCGGGCCCCTCCGCCACCATCTTCACCATCTCCCTGAACTCCAGCCTTTcaatgtcttcacacgtggcagaCGCGTACGCAACCAGCAGCGCGTTTCCGCAGTAGGTCGGCGGCAGGGGGGGCTGCAGCCTGGGGCGGAGGTCGATCACGTTCAGCAGAGTGGACACCCTCTCCTTGCCGCCCTCCTGCTTCGACAAGGCCTTGCACTTCCAGACAAGCGCCACCACCACGCTCAAGCTGCTGATTCTGGTTTCTGATTCGGCCATTTCCTTTAACAACTTGATGTGGCTAGGGCTTAATTGGAATACTCTGTACTCCAGTTCCTCTCTCTTGCAGTCGAAAACTGGGGGGCCCGAGAGGAGGGCGAGGTCGGGCATGAAGAACTCGGGATGGTTGAAAGCTGGTCTTGGTGGAGACCTGGCGGTCATGAGGCGGCGGTCGAAACATGGGACCACCGCCAATGGCTCGTCGTCGAAAGCCTGAGAAGCTAGGTTTTGGTTGAAACCCTTGGCGCTCATGCCGTCCAATAAGATGTGATTCACGCACAGTCCGATCGCCAAACCACCGCATTTAAAAGACGTCACCTAATTCTCATCCAGAGTTAGAACCATAGACCTCTTAGTTAAAAGACTAATaacataaattgaaaaaaagtaCTACTACCATTTGAAGGGGGCGATCATGCTATTTTCCTGCTCAAGAGACATTTAGTCTCTCGGGACGGTCTAAGGGGGGCCCTCCAGCCCCCCTAAATCCGCCACTGGGCAAAATATGTTATGTAAATTGTCGAAAGCGAAAGATGAGTAGTGAATGATTAAGTACCTGAAGAATAAAGAGCGGCTGATTATCGGAATCGACGTTGTCCAGGGTTTGGACAGCGAGGTGGCGGAATCCGAGGTTGGGATGGACCAAGTTGCCTATCTGGTGGAGCGAGAAATCGGAGGAAGCCAGGACGAAGCCAGCTCCGGCGGAGTTGCAGTCGATCTCGAGGCGGGTGGTGTCGGGGTTGAGCTTGAGTCTCCCCGCCATAAAATCGTAGTGCACGAGAACTCTCTGCACCGCCAATTTGAGTCTGGCGGCGGCAAGATGCGGCGGGTGATCGGGGTTGGCGGCGAAGAAGTAGACGGTGGGGATGTTGTAGTTAAGCATCTGATCTATGTTGGAGAGGAACAAAGATCTTTTGTTGGTTTGGTGCAAAGGGAAAACTAGGGTTGATTCTTGGAATGTCACCTTGAGGTCTTGCATGTCTGGATTCGGAGGGATAATTGCCATCTCTCtctatttcttttcttctttgatgtatgtgaagtgtgtgtgcaAATTTTAATTAGCCACTGCTGGAATTTATAGACCTCGGCTTGGGGATCGATCAATtgtagtactctctccgtcccagcccagatagtttgtctcactttgaccgggcacgagctttaagaaatgtaatgaaaagtgagttgaaaaagttagtggaatgtgagtcctacttttatatatttattttataataaaatgtgagtatgaatgagttagtggaatatgaggtccactacaaaaaatggtaaaaagtgaaatgagacaaactatGTGGGACGGaacgaaatggaaaaatggaagtgtttttttttatttcttcaatTTTATGTCTTATTGAAATGAACATGCATGACAGCATGAGCATGGCTGTATTTAATTAACAGAAAGTCCATTGATTTAATCAGAGCCAATCTGTGTGAATACATGCATTAATCATTAATGGTGTGTCCAATTGTAGCTACCTATTTCATTTATATGTTTTTCAACGGAGAGCTTGAAAATTAAGCACTACCAATAATTCATTGTTAATGACATATGTAGAGTCCCAACTGATTTTAGAAAATATATCAAGTAGGATTTAAATGAGATTTGTACACTTGCTGATAGGATGATgtaataaaataatcgggaGGAGCATATATACGTGTGTTTAATGCAGAAaatggagtactactactatatattttttaaattctcaGGTTATATCTGATCTAGACAGAccattatatataattttaaatactgTAGTTCATTACACATGTGTGCACCGTAACGCAttaatttgtgatttgtaaGCGCGACTATTTTGATACTATATTTTATACTTTCATAGACGAAAATTTAAGACGTAACTTGAAATGGATACATCATACGCGCATGTAGATTAAGGCCACAATTTAAAAGACACGTTTAGAATAACAATAGTatgtattaattataataaataatagaaGTCGATAGGGGCGGGGCCTGC is a window of Salvia splendens isolate huo1 chromosome 3, SspV2, whole genome shotgun sequence DNA encoding:
- the LOC121793705 gene encoding fatty alcohol:caffeoyl-CoA acyltransferase-like; translation: MAIIPPNPDMQDLKVTFQESTLVFPLHQTNKRSLFLSNIDQMLNYNIPTVYFFAANPDHPPHLAAARLKLAVQRVLVHYDFMAGRLKLNPDTTRLEIDCNSAGAGFVLASSDFSLHQIGNLVHPNLGFRHLAVQTLDNVDSDNQPLFILQVTSFKCGGLAIGLCVNHILLDGMSAKGFNQNLASQAFDDEPLAVVPCFDRRLMTARSPPRPAFNHPEFFMPDLALLSGPPVFDCKREELEYRVFQLSPSHIKLLKEMAESETRISSLSVVVALVWKCKALSKQEGGKERVSTLLNVIDLRPRLQPPLPPTYCGNALLVAYASATCEDIERLEFREMVKMVAEGPARVTDDYARSAIDWLEINKGLPCGEYMVSSWLRLGFEEVVFPWGKALHSGPVISHRKDICWVFPTDDGINALVSLPSPEMDRFEACFRNFFAPESDRADV